Proteins from a single region of Allocatelliglobosispora scoriae:
- a CDS encoding DUF7782 domain-containing protein: MAEQHGLLDPADTARLREALSSAGFTPAGIAERLGPVAMEAAGREDFRPTLATTVERDRLNTLIRLFLAGQIEAEADVASALKPLPLARALEAELIEFVSGGIRAGVDLDLYGDFLVVADLPAAPGRALPTDHVLGVGGASMTLADCTIRRPVGTALDLGTGCGVQALHVARHAESVTATDLSARALRFAATTAALNGQQWELLEGDMLAPVAGRRFDLVVSNPPFVVGPGVATHTYRDSGRPGDGICAELAAAAGDLLNPGGTMQFLANWVHVAGEDWEDRIAGWFEGTGCDVWAIQREVTDPLDYVRLWLRDASEGHDPQRAAEWLDWFDQHKIEGIGFGLITARRSDRVEPIIVCEDLRQTIEAPVGDQVAAWFDRQEWLGGRDDDGVLDAVFRAADGLTLRQDATMSAEGWAVDRQVLTLTTGLRWSEEIDPLILALVSGCGGEVSLRDQVALLAEAHGAGEEELGQVLVGVVRHLVERGMLLPV, translated from the coding sequence ATGGCTGAACAGCACGGGCTTCTCGACCCCGCCGACACCGCACGCCTGCGTGAAGCGCTGTCGAGCGCCGGTTTCACCCCCGCCGGGATCGCCGAGCGCCTCGGTCCGGTCGCGATGGAGGCAGCCGGACGCGAGGACTTCCGCCCCACGCTCGCCACGACCGTGGAGCGGGACCGCCTCAACACCCTGATCCGCCTCTTCCTCGCCGGTCAGATCGAGGCCGAGGCCGACGTGGCGAGCGCGCTGAAGCCGCTGCCGCTCGCCCGGGCACTCGAGGCGGAGCTGATCGAATTCGTCTCCGGCGGCATCCGCGCGGGCGTCGACCTCGACCTCTACGGCGACTTCCTCGTCGTCGCCGACCTCCCGGCCGCGCCGGGCCGCGCGCTCCCCACCGACCACGTGCTCGGCGTCGGCGGCGCGTCGATGACGCTCGCCGACTGCACGATCCGGCGCCCAGTGGGCACGGCCCTCGATCTGGGTACGGGCTGCGGCGTCCAGGCACTCCACGTCGCCCGCCACGCGGAGTCCGTGACCGCGACGGACCTCTCCGCCCGTGCGCTGCGTTTCGCGGCGACCACCGCGGCGCTCAACGGGCAGCAGTGGGAGCTGCTGGAGGGCGACATGCTGGCCCCGGTCGCCGGACGCCGCTTCGACCTGGTGGTGAGCAATCCCCCGTTCGTGGTCGGGCCTGGCGTGGCGACGCACACCTATCGCGACTCGGGCCGCCCGGGCGACGGGATCTGCGCCGAGCTCGCCGCGGCCGCCGGGGACCTGCTCAACCCCGGTGGCACGATGCAGTTCCTCGCCAACTGGGTGCACGTGGCGGGCGAGGACTGGGAGGACCGGATCGCGGGGTGGTTCGAGGGCACCGGCTGCGATGTCTGGGCGATCCAGCGCGAGGTCACCGACCCGCTCGATTACGTCCGGCTCTGGCTGCGCGACGCCTCCGAGGGGCACGATCCGCAGCGGGCCGCCGAGTGGCTCGACTGGTTCGACCAGCACAAGATCGAGGGGATCGGGTTCGGCCTGATCACGGCTCGCCGCAGCGACCGGGTCGAGCCGATCATCGTCTGCGAGGACCTGCGGCAGACGATCGAGGCACCCGTCGGCGATCAGGTCGCGGCGTGGTTCGACCGGCAGGAGTGGCTCGGCGGGCGCGATGACGACGGCGTACTCGACGCGGTTTTCCGGGCCGCGGACGGCCTGACGCTGCGGCAGGACGCGACGATGTCGGCGGAGGGTTGGGCGGTGGACCGCCAGGTCCTGACGCTCACGACCGGCCTGCGCTGGAGCGAGGAGATCGACCCGCTGATCCTGGCGCTGGTGAGCGGCTGCGGCGGCGAGGTGTCGCTGCGCGACCAGGTCGCGCTGCTCGCCGAGGCGCACGGCGCGGGCGAGGAGGAGCTCGGGCAGGTGCTCGTCGGCGTGGTGCGGCACCTGGTCGAGCGGGGCATGCTGCTGCCCGTCTGA
- a CDS encoding sporulation protein: protein MVFERLKQVFGAGGPSVATTLTTVKAQPGGPVSGVVHVIGGSRPVTISQIAVALSAKVCVEGEDIATASHVTVAKEAVTGSFALAPGEERDFPFRYTLPFETPLTTVDGRDFADVELGLRTELAVALAFDSSDLDPIKVEPLPGQAAILKAFADLGFSLIRSDVERGQIRGVNQALPFYQEIEFHPAPKFAAAINKVEVTFLASSLTTQVILELDRRGGLVGGRDIFGRFVVDHQDIARIDWKGQLDDWIMESCRRQGLRPF, encoded by the coding sequence GTGGTGTTTGAGCGGCTCAAGCAGGTTTTCGGTGCCGGTGGACCGAGCGTCGCGACGACGCTGACGACGGTGAAAGCCCAGCCTGGCGGTCCGGTGAGTGGCGTGGTTCACGTCATCGGCGGGAGTCGACCTGTCACGATCTCCCAGATCGCGGTCGCCCTCTCCGCCAAGGTCTGCGTCGAGGGCGAGGACATCGCGACCGCCAGCCACGTCACCGTGGCGAAGGAGGCTGTGACCGGCTCTTTCGCGCTCGCACCGGGGGAGGAGCGGGACTTCCCGTTCCGCTATACGCTGCCGTTCGAGACGCCGCTCACCACGGTCGACGGGCGCGACTTCGCCGATGTCGAGCTGGGTTTGCGTACGGAGCTCGCGGTCGCACTCGCCTTCGACAGCTCCGACCTCGATCCGATCAAGGTCGAGCCGCTGCCGGGGCAGGCCGCGATCCTCAAGGCATTCGCCGACCTGGGCTTCTCCCTGATCCGCTCCGATGTGGAGCGTGGGCAGATCCGGGGCGTCAACCAGGCGCTCCCGTTCTACCAGGAGATCGAGTTCCACCCGGCACCCAAGTTCGCCGCCGCGATCAACAAGGTCGAGGTCACCTTCCTCGCCTCGTCGCTCACGACCCAGGTGATCCTGGAGCTCGATCGGCGCGGCGGGCTCGTCGGCGGCCGGGACATCTTCGGCCGCTTCGTCGTCGACCACCAGGACATCGCGCGGATCGACTGGAAGGGCCAGCTCGACGACTGGATCATGGAATCCTGCCGTCGGCAGGGGCTACGCCCCTTCTAG